A section of the Sedimentisphaera cyanobacteriorum genome encodes:
- a CDS encoding arylsulfatase, whose translation MRRRDFVKLAGCTFGAALGSSVSGEAFFANKELKISKSKRPNIVVIMVDDMGYSDIGCFGSEIETPNLDRLANQGVRFTDFHNTARCCPSRASILSGLYPHQAGMGWMYKDHDLEGYQGHIHRKCVTIAEVLKPAGYFTSITGKWHVGRAIPSQIPTSRGFDRFFGCPTGAGFFYQPNKEIYLNDKLKYNSKSEMPEGFYTTHAWVDYGIQFAKEAFKEGKPLFYYLAHNAPHWPLQAPKDTIEKYRDRYLCGWDELRRQRYERMKEMGILKEQWGLSHDKREDWDELKNSSYRWYKRGIPAWDELSEKEQKEQADMIAVYAAMIDEMDKSVGRLVDFLKEKGEYENTVFMFLSDNGGCAEGKAQAHNFGKNTGRLGGPESFIRCGRAWANAQNTPFKLFKHYTHEGGIATPLIFSWPAKTKYMAGKINRSPGHIIDIMATCIDIADAKYPKRFNGNEITPYEGKSLLPAALKDKPIERDAIFWEHEGNRAIRKGKWKLVSYVREIRDFSTSEGWELYDMDKDKSEIHDLADKYPEKVEELAQLWEKWARRTKAKPWPWG comes from the coding sequence ATGCGCAGAAGAGATTTTGTTAAATTAGCCGGCTGTACATTCGGTGCAGCTTTAGGCTCATCGGTTAGCGGAGAGGCATTTTTCGCTAATAAAGAATTGAAAATTAGCAAATCCAAACGCCCTAATATAGTTGTAATTATGGTTGATGATATGGGGTATTCGGATATCGGCTGCTTCGGAAGCGAAATCGAAACCCCGAATCTCGACAGGCTCGCAAATCAAGGCGTCCGATTCACGGATTTCCACAATACAGCAAGATGCTGCCCGTCTCGTGCGAGCATTCTCAGCGGGCTCTACCCGCATCAGGCGGGCATGGGATGGATGTATAAAGACCACGACCTTGAAGGCTATCAGGGGCATATTCACCGAAAATGCGTTACCATAGCTGAAGTGCTCAAGCCAGCGGGCTATTTCACATCAATTACAGGGAAATGGCATGTGGGCAGGGCTATCCCGAGCCAGATACCAACCTCCCGCGGCTTCGACCGCTTCTTCGGCTGCCCAACTGGTGCAGGCTTCTTCTACCAGCCGAACAAAGAGATTTATCTAAATGATAAACTAAAATACAACAGCAAATCGGAAATGCCCGAAGGATTTTACACAACTCACGCATGGGTTGACTACGGGATCCAATTCGCAAAAGAGGCCTTCAAAGAGGGTAAGCCGCTTTTCTACTACCTCGCTCATAACGCCCCGCACTGGCCATTGCAGGCACCGAAAGATACGATTGAGAAATACCGCGATCGCTATCTTTGCGGCTGGGATGAGCTGCGCAGGCAGAGATACGAACGTATGAAAGAGATGGGCATTCTCAAAGAACAGTGGGGGCTTTCTCACGACAAAAGGGAAGACTGGGACGAACTCAAAAACTCCAGCTACCGCTGGTATAAACGGGGCATACCTGCATGGGATGAGCTCAGCGAGAAGGAGCAGAAAGAGCAGGCCGATATGATAGCCGTTTACGCTGCCATGATCGACGAGATGGATAAGAGCGTGGGCAGGCTGGTTGATTTCCTCAAAGAAAAGGGCGAATATGAGAATACCGTGTTTATGTTCCTCTCAGACAATGGCGGCTGCGCTGAAGGCAAAGCCCAAGCCCACAACTTCGGCAAGAATACCGGCAGGCTCGGGGGCCCAGAAAGCTTTATCAGATGCGGCAGGGCCTGGGCAAACGCTCAGAACACGCCCTTCAAGCTTTTCAAACATTACACCCATGAAGGCGGAATCGCTACGCCGCTGATCTTCTCATGGCCTGCAAAAACGAAATATATGGCAGGCAAAATAAACCGCTCTCCCGGGCATATTATCGATATTATGGCAACCTGCATTGATATCGCCGATGCGAAGTATCCAAAGCGGTTCAACGGAAACGAAATAACGCCTTATGAAGGAAAGAGCCTTTTGCCCGCTGCTCTTAAAGACAAACCGATCGAACGGGACGCAATTTTCTGGGAACACGAGGGCAACCGTGCAATCCGGAAGGGCAAATGGAAACTCGTTTCGTATGTGCGTGAGATAAGAGATTTCAGCACCTCCGAAGGCTGGGAGCTTTACGATATGGATAAGGACAAATCTGAAATACACGACCTTGCAGACAAGTATCCAGAGAAGGTGGAAGAACTTGCCCAGCTCTGGGAGAAATGGGCGAGAAGAACTAAAGCCAAGCCATGGCCTTGGGGCTGA
- a CDS encoding sulfatase family protein, producing the protein MIKRRDFLKKSILAGAAAAAAPMSFALKEKKPNILFVFIDDMGFADPSCFGNYKIKTPNIDRLASEGTKLTNFYVNSPICSPSRVAVMTGQYPQRWKIHSYLNSRKINKKRSMANYLTAKAPVTAGELKRAGYKTAHFGKWHVGGGRDVDDAPLPQKYGFDESLVSFEGLGERLLFEDHGLSRQSAKLGGKTTEIPKHNTTENYVNRSLKFMEESVEADRPFYIELFPNDVHDWHLPKEGEAEKMKSVTQNPWQQAFFAVLKEMDKQLGRAFDKVKQLGIEDNTLIVFTSDNGPTDWRRYYRDGWNPPGSTGEFYGRKWSLYEGGIRMPFIAKWQGKIPAGTINSEAICAGIDLSPTFLNITGAKASSEKDGQDMMPALLGKKFQRKKPICWQYGKPFATLMPGNKEFISPSFAVRDGKWKLLINPDGSDTELFDLQSDIKETTNLAAQKPEKVKQLKAELKRWAEEVGIDEAVKF; encoded by the coding sequence ATGATCAAAAGAAGAGATTTCCTTAAAAAGTCGATCCTTGCAGGCGCAGCGGCCGCCGCAGCCCCGATGAGCTTTGCTCTTAAAGAGAAAAAGCCCAATATTCTTTTCGTATTTATAGATGATATGGGCTTTGCAGACCCATCCTGTTTCGGAAACTACAAAATCAAAACGCCTAACATAGACCGGCTAGCATCCGAAGGCACAAAGCTGACTAACTTCTATGTAAACTCTCCTATCTGCTCGCCTTCGCGCGTAGCAGTTATGACAGGTCAGTACCCTCAGAGATGGAAGATACATTCATACTTGAATTCACGAAAGATCAACAAAAAACGCAGCATGGCCAACTATCTCACAGCAAAGGCACCTGTTACCGCGGGCGAGCTGAAGCGTGCAGGCTACAAGACTGCGCATTTCGGCAAATGGCATGTTGGAGGCGGAAGAGATGTTGATGATGCCCCACTCCCGCAGAAATACGGCTTTGATGAATCGCTGGTTTCGTTTGAAGGACTTGGGGAAAGGCTTCTTTTTGAAGACCACGGACTTTCCAGACAAAGCGCAAAGCTTGGCGGCAAGACCACCGAAATCCCCAAACATAATACAACTGAGAATTACGTGAACCGCTCGCTGAAATTTATGGAGGAAAGCGTTGAGGCAGACAGGCCTTTCTATATTGAGCTTTTCCCCAATGACGTTCACGACTGGCATCTGCCTAAAGAAGGCGAGGCAGAGAAAATGAAATCTGTAACGCAGAACCCTTGGCAGCAGGCTTTCTTCGCGGTACTCAAAGAGATGGACAAACAGCTCGGCAGGGCATTCGATAAAGTTAAGCAGCTCGGCATAGAAGATAACACGCTGATAGTCTTCACAAGCGACAACGGCCCGACAGACTGGCGGCGATACTACCGCGACGGCTGGAACCCTCCGGGATCTACAGGTGAATTCTACGGCAGGAAATGGAGCCTTTACGAAGGCGGAATAAGGATGCCTTTCATAGCGAAATGGCAGGGCAAAATCCCTGCGGGCACAATAAACAGCGAAGCGATATGCGCAGGGATAGACCTTTCGCCAACATTCCTCAATATTACCGGTGCAAAGGCCTCTTCAGAGAAGGACGGGCAGGATATGATGCCTGCGCTTCTCGGAAAGAAATTCCAGCGCAAAAAGCCAATATGCTGGCAGTACGGCAAACCTTTCGCAACGCTAATGCCGGGGAATAAGGAATTTATCAGTCCCTCATTTGCAGTTAGAGACGGCAAATGGAAACTGCTTATTAATCCGGACGGGTCTGACACTGAGCTTTTCGACCTCCAGAGCGACATCAAGGAAACCACAAATCTCGCTGCACAGAAACCTGAAAAGGTAAAACAGCTAAAGGCCGAGCTCAAGAGATGGGCAGAAGAGGTAGGCATCGACGAAGCGGTTAAATTTTAG
- a CDS encoding type II secretion system protein, with translation MKKKAFTLIELLVVISIIALLMAVLMPALGRAREQAKSTVCQTRLKQWGVIWNVYTDKYGGRFPSAYDINDRYGIGWLRGAWIIPLRYEWETNSDILRCPEAEEPAPKQDPDDPSYNGLRHAYWMGDPGNIQDEEDLDEKEYASYGMNCWAFDDSKDVQQRPAEYHWRAISRVSRANTVPLFADSMWRGGGPHYERGETAIQPSPQNGQFMNYDNEMSHFTVRRHPKGTNLLFMDGSVGKLSIKDLYHQKWHRMFDLHGRYSEEDTEVDWPEWIEDTTD, from the coding sequence ATGAAAAAGAAGGCTTTTACACTGATCGAATTGCTTGTAGTAATTTCAATTATCGCGCTTCTGATGGCGGTTCTTATGCCGGCTCTTGGAAGAGCGAGAGAACAGGCCAAATCCACGGTCTGCCAGACACGCCTGAAACAGTGGGGCGTTATCTGGAATGTTTATACCGATAAGTATGGCGGCAGATTCCCAAGCGCATATGATATCAATGACAGATACGGAATAGGCTGGCTTAGAGGTGCTTGGATTATTCCTCTGCGTTACGAATGGGAAACAAACTCTGACATCCTTAGGTGTCCAGAAGCAGAAGAGCCTGCTCCAAAGCAAGACCCCGATGACCCCAGCTACAATGGGCTAAGACATGCATACTGGATGGGAGATCCGGGCAATATTCAAGACGAGGAAGACCTTGATGAAAAGGAATATGCCAGCTACGGGATGAACTGCTGGGCTTTTGATGATTCAAAAGATGTTCAGCAAAGACCAGCTGAGTACCACTGGAGAGCTATCAGCAGAGTCAGCAGGGCGAATACAGTTCCGCTTTTTGCAGACAGCATGTGGAGAGGCGGCGGGCCTCACTATGAACGAGGCGAAACTGCAATTCAGCCATCCCCGCAAAATGGGCAGTTTATGAACTACGACAATGAGATGTCTCACTTTACAGTGAGAAGGCACCCTAAGGGTACGAACCTGCTGTTTATGGACGGTTCGGTAGGTAAACTTTCAATTAAAGACCTCTACCACCAGAAATGGCACAGGATGTTTGACCTTCACGGAAGATACTCAGAAGAAGATACCGAAGTTGACTGGCCTGAATGGATTGAAGACACTACAGACTAA
- a CDS encoding type II secretion system protein, translated as MKKKAFTLIELLVVISIIALLMAVLMPALGRAREQAKSTVCQTRLKQWGVIWNIYTGKYGGSFPSANDMDKRYGINWPRGAWIIPLRHEWETNNDILRCPEAETPNEDGDYGDLDEAYWMGNTNVDEEEDLEVQEYASYGMNCWAFDEPPGAPDNIYQGREQKYYWRNITRVSRANTVPLFADAVWRGGGPHYERGETAIQPSQYNGSQAPQEVYNFNVSYEMAHFTVRRHPKGTNLLFMDGSVNKLSIKDLYHQKWHRRFDLHGRYSEEDTEVDWPEWIEDTTD; from the coding sequence ATGAAAAAGAAGGCTTTTACACTGATCGAATTACTTGTAGTAATTTCAATTATCGCGCTTCTGATGGCGGTTCTTATGCCGGCTCTTGGAAGAGCGAGAGAACAGGCCAAATCCACGGTCTGCCAGACACGCCTGAAGCAGTGGGGCGTTATCTGGAATATCTATACGGGCAAATACGGAGGCAGTTTCCCCAGTGCTAATGATATGGACAAAAGATACGGGATAAACTGGCCGCGTGGCGCATGGATTATTCCTCTTCGCCACGAATGGGAAACGAATAATGACATTTTAAGATGTCCTGAAGCGGAAACACCCAATGAAGACGGCGATTATGGAGATTTAGACGAGGCCTACTGGATGGGCAACACTAATGTCGATGAGGAAGAGGATCTCGAAGTACAGGAATATGCCAGCTACGGGATGAACTGCTGGGCATTTGACGAACCGCCCGGAGCTCCTGATAATATTTATCAGGGAAGAGAGCAAAAGTATTACTGGCGTAATATAACGAGAGTTTCACGTGCAAATACGGTTCCGCTTTTTGCAGATGCTGTATGGCGAGGCGGCGGGCCTCACTATGAACGAGGCGAAACTGCAATCCAGCCATCCCAATACAATGGCAGCCAGGCTCCGCAAGAAGTGTATAATTTTAATGTTAGCTATGAAATGGCACACTTTACAGTGAGAAGGCACCCGAAGGGAACAAACCTCTTGTTTATGGACGGCTCGGTTAATAAGCTCAGTATCAAAGATCTCTACCACCAAAAATGGCACAGGAGATTCGATCTGCACGGCCGCTACTCAGAAGAAGATACCGAAGTTGACTGGCCTGAATGGATTGAAGACACTACAGACTAA
- the tsaB gene encoding tRNA (adenosine(37)-N6)-threonylcarbamoyltransferase complex dimerization subunit type 1 TsaB — protein MAEIILCIDTSGRAGSAAICNDNNILCEKKFSGQIRHAAELIPSTKDILQKENIGVNEIAYLAVTQGPGSYTGLRIGITAAKMMVLAGRAKLLGISSLDACRENCQAYIDQSGEKFDRIIPVLDAKRGQFFSSMYEFNGEGWEKKIEDSLLKPEQIIEMAGGKNTRTALLGEGLKYYSKKFEAEGNIILPEDFWDVKASSLCRLAVLEIEKQNFQEPSSFAPKYMRLSDAEENRSSA, from the coding sequence ATGGCTGAAATAATTCTCTGTATAGACACGTCAGGAAGAGCCGGTTCAGCGGCGATTTGCAATGATAATAATATTTTATGCGAAAAAAAATTTTCCGGACAGATCAGACACGCCGCTGAGCTTATACCCTCAACAAAAGATATTCTCCAAAAAGAGAATATAGGAGTAAATGAAATTGCCTATCTGGCCGTTACACAAGGTCCAGGGAGCTATACAGGCCTTCGAATCGGGATCACCGCTGCAAAAATGATGGTTTTGGCAGGCAGGGCTAAACTTTTAGGAATAAGCAGTCTGGACGCGTGCAGAGAAAACTGCCAAGCATACATCGATCAAAGCGGCGAAAAGTTCGACCGGATAATTCCTGTGCTTGATGCAAAGAGGGGGCAGTTTTTCTCATCAATGTATGAATTTAATGGCGAGGGCTGGGAAAAGAAAATTGAAGATTCCCTTCTCAAGCCAGAACAGATAATCGAAATGGCAGGCGGGAAAAATACCAGAACCGCCCTTTTAGGAGAAGGCCTGAAATATTATTCAAAAAAGTTTGAAGCTGAGGGGAATATTATTCTTCCGGAAGATTTTTGGGATGTAAAGGCAAGCTCGCTGTGCAGGCTTGCGGTGTTAGAAATTGAAAAGCAAAACTTTCAGGAACCATCCAGCTTTGCCCCAAAATATATGCGTCTATCTGACGCAGAAGAAAACCGCAGCTCAGCTTAG